TTAACCCTAACCTAAAGTCTTAGTCTTATTAACCACCCACCCGATCTGATTCCCCAACTTACCTGTTTTGGTGAAAGTAAAGCTACCCCATACAAAGGTCAATTCATCTTTACCTACCGTTGAGATAACACCAATCAATTCTTTTACCTTAGCTGTACTTAAGTAGACTGTGTTTCTGATTCTGAAAGCGTGGTTAAAAGTTCTTCTTTTCTTTTTTCTAATTCAGAGATTTTCCGTTTCAAACTACGGATTTCTGTATTGATTTTCGATAATTCAGCTTTGTGCTTTTGAGTTGTGAGATAATCCGACCCATATTTTTAAATGACAAAATCTTCTACCTCATTCCTTAAGAGTTTGAAGCACGGATTTCCATATAAAGTGTTGTGCCGATATTGCAATTTTCCTGATTTGATAGCCGCAATAATTTCTGTTTGCTTCAGGTTAAATTCTTTTTGGGCTGTTTTATCGCTCAAAGTAGCTCCCTTTTGTCCCCAAAGGGAATTATCTTCTTCATGATTCATTTGGTAGGTAAAGATTAAAATGAGGGACTAATTGGGATGCTCCCAAACAATTTCGCCTTCACTGTCGCGAAAAACTTGATTAAATAACGTATTTTCCATGAGTTTCTGCTGTAAACGTCCTAAAATGAGATTAGGTTATTCAACGATTTTATGCAAGTCCTTTACAGCCGGACCCTGAATCACTTTACCGTCGCAGCTAAACCGAGAACCGTGACAAGCACAATCCCAACTTTTTTCAGCATTGTTCCAACTGACAATACAAGCCAGATGAGTACACACGGCAGAAACAGCATGAACAGTTCCTTGTTCATCTCGGTAAGCGGCAACTTTCTCATTATCAATGGTCAATAGCTTGGCTTCACCATGAGTAAGTTCGGAAAAAGAAGAAGACTGAAGACCTTTGAAGCGATCGCCAATCCAGCGACTTGCTACATCAATGCCTTGTTTAACTGATTGCTGTGTCAAAAACGGAGTTGCACGAGTCGCATCATACAATTGAGCATAAGGATTATCTTGTCCGAGAATCAAATCTGAAAGCAACATTCCCGCCATTGTTCCTTTCGACATTCCCCAGAGACTAAATCCGGTGGCGACATAAATATGATGGTTAAAAGGAGTCAGGTTGCCGATGTAGGGCAGCTTATCAAACGACACCATATCCTGATTTGACCACCGATAGGCAAAAGTATCAACGTTAAAGCGATCGCGGGCATAATTTTCCAATTTTTGGTAGCATTCTTCTGTATTGGTAACTGTTCCCACCTTATGCCCTTCACCACCAACTAGCAGCAGTAGCTCACCATTATCGGGCGTTGTGCGAATGGAATAGGAGGAATGCTTCTTACTGCCAATATACATTCCTTGTGGGGCTTTGGCAGGGTCAATCTTAGCAGCAACGATGTAGGAACGGGAAGGATAGGTTTTCGCAAAAAACAGTCCTTGATCTAGAATCGGGAGATTAGTGGCAACAATCACATCTTGAGCGGTGATCACTCCCTGATCAGTCTCAACTTGACAGGGATTGCCTTCTTCTACTTTTTGAACTCGCGTATTTTCAAATAAATAACTACCGTTACCAGAAATATTTTTGGCTAGATGTAATAGATATTTGCGGATATGAAATTGAGCTTGATTTTCAAATTTAATTGCTCCAGCAATTGCAAAAGGCAATGATGTTTCTTGCACAAAAGTCGCCGGCAGTCCTAGTTTCAAAGCGGCTGCTACTTCATCTTGAATTTGCTCTAAATCATCCTCTGATTCTGTAAATGTGTAGGCACTTTGCCGGCTAAAATCACAATCAATTTGCTCTTTGGCAACAAGTGAAGCCACGAACTCAATTGCAGCTTGATTTGATTCTGCATAAAGTCGCGCTTTCTGCTCGCCGATTTGTTTGATTAAATCAGCGTAAATTAATTGGTGTAATGATGTAATTTTCGCAGTTGTATGACCACTCACACCTGTAACAATTTGCCTAGACTCAATCACCGCGACTGTCTTCCCTGCTCGTTTTAGCAATGTCGCTGCGGTCAGTCCCACAATGCCCGCACCAATAATGGCCACATCTACCGAAATGTTATTTTCTAGGGGTGGATAGGTTGTTTCAGCAGTTGAGTCAATCCAAAATGAAATTGGTTTCCCAGTTAAAGAAGTCATGGTTTTTTCTGTACTTATTTAAGTAAGTTATCCAACTCTGCTCAGAAAGAATTTTCCCAGCCGTCGTGATATTTATCTATCACGAGGATTTACAGATCATGAATTTGAGCCGATACCACCGCAGCTTATTGATGAGTCAAAGTTTTTTCCTCACCAGCCAAACCACAACAACAATTAAACCATCCTTCGTCCTATCAATAAATTGTAGACAATGCCAATGAGTGCCAAAACTAAAAGCAAGTGAATTAAGCTACCGCCAATGTGAATTGAGAATCCTAACAACCACAAAACAAAAAGTACAACAACAGCAGTCCAGATGAGATTTAACATATTTTCCGTTCCTATGCAGATAAAAGTGATCAAAATTCAGTCAGACTAAAAGATAGTTATTCCCACAAAAGTAGATATTTCGATTTTTATCAATAAATTGATGATAAATAACTACTTCATAGAGCTATCTTGAAAAAGAAGCTTGATTTTTCAGATCACCTTTGATGCTAGAATTAAAACAGTTGAATATCATCTATAATTAGACATACATAAGTTAATTACAGCACTTTGTGTATAGCAAAACTGTTGCCAGGGTAAGATAGACTGAAAACCTTACCCCACAAAGACTATCCCAAATACAGGGAACTGCAATCACTAGGTTTAGCGTGTAAGTATCTGGAAGTAGTAGCAACGGAAGCGTGTCCTAAACTTTGACTAACCAGATGAATAGGTGCGCCTCTATCTAATGAGTGTGAAGCGTGTCCATGTCGCAACCAATGGGGACTAGGTGCGGGTAAACCTATTCTCAGTGAAGCTTTTTTAACAATCTCCCAAATCATCGCCCTGGTTAAAAAACCCTTACCTTGTCTACTTCTAAACACCGGCTCGGCTTTATCAGCATCACCCCTTAACTGTGACAATTCCTTATATAAGTTACTGGGAATAATCACCACACGGGTTTTACTACCCTTACCATATATAGTAGCTTGTCCATTTCCATCACCACGTTCTGACAAATCACCCCAAGTTAACCCGCTTAACTCAGTAGCACGTAACCCACAGTAGTACAACATCTTTAAGATCAGTTTATTCCTAGTATTGTTCTCACTGTGAATCAGGATCGTAATTTCCTGTTCCGTTAGTATCCGTTCTGTTAAAGCGTCTTTAGGCTTCGGAGTTTTTAGAGGTTTACCGACATTGTATTTAATCAACCCTAACTCATATACAAAGCTAATTAGACTCTTAATAATATGGCTATAAGTTTTTTTAGTATTGTCATTAGAACTTAAAGAATCTACCCACTGCTGTAAATCATCTAAGCCAACATTAACAAGTGGTTTGTTGACAAAAGTTAAAAATTTGTTAGCAACGCGCTTGTAACTGTCCTGAGTAGCTTGACTTTTACCATGTAGCCACATATTAAGTAATACATCAATAGATTTATTTGCATACTGGTTAATTTCAGTTGGTTGTGCAATAGTTAAAGCGTCCATCTTACTAGTACCTTTGTTCTATTTCTTCAAGATTTGAGTTTGACATAATTAGCCTTATGTCGAACTGGCGGTTTTTTAGCATAATCTTTTTTTAACGTCTTGTCTAGTATTGACAAATTTGATAAATATCTAATTATGTATATATCCTATTAAATGAGATTTATATATGTAACTATAGAGTAACTGCTTTATTAAACTGCTCTAATTCCAATAGCTACGTTGTGTGCCATACAACATTGCTATATAAATATATATTATATCATATAAAATATATATAATTTGATTAGTCTTGATATAGCACATTTAATTTTGACAATGCTTACATAAGTGTAATTTTACCCTTCGACATATGATCTGAGTCAGCAAGCTCAGTCAGGGGTTAGAAAACGCCACACAATTCTATCATTGCTAAAATTGGGAAATATCAAACAACGTCAACTGCCCCACAGAAACATTACCCTTGCCACCTCTATGGTAACTAAGGTGACACGCAGTACATAAAGGTATCAAGTTTTCAGGTCTATTATCAGCAGGGTCTCTATTCCAGTGGTGAACCTGTAAATTATATGCTCGTGGTTTAGTAGTGTGAGGTTTCTCACCAGGACGTAAGCAAACACGACCGCATTTTTGACAACACCAACCGGATTTTTCCTTGATGGTTTTGGCTAGTTCTTTCCAGTGCTTGGGGTAGTCACTCATGATAACTATTGAAGCTGGACGATAATATTATCTCAGAAAATCATGAATTTTGACAAATAATTCTTTTCCACCGCTTTCACAGGTTTTTGATACTAAGTTTTTGATACTAAAAAGAGTGTGGTTTTGTGGTGAACCAAAACCAACAGCTACCGCTGCATTGAATGGATCAATTAATGGAATTAATGCCGCGATTATGCTCCAAACTCTTCCTACTTTTCTGACCACAAATTCTTTTCCATTTCAATTTAACCAACAGCAGCAAAAAGCCTTAGATAAAATGTGGACTTTTGTGCAACCAACTATCACGGCTGCTTTATTTCTATTAGTAGGATATGCCGGAACAGGTAAGTCAACAATAGTTTTTCAACTCGTTAAAGTTCTTGTGGCTACAGGTAAACGAGTTGTCTTGACTGCACCCACGAATAAAGCTGTAGGTGTACTGCGACGCATGGCGGCAGAAAATGGGGTAACTGGTGTGGAATTCTTCACCATTCACCAATTACTAGGACTAGGAATGGTGACTAGAGGTAAAGAGAAAATACTTGACCAAATAGGACCCTGTTACATCAACTTATTTGATGTTGTCTTTATTGATGAATGTTCCATGATTGGTAAACAACTGTGGCGCTGGATTGAAAATGTGGCTAATCAATCATCTACCTGGACAAAAATCAAAATTATTCTCATGGGCGACCCTGCCCAATTAAATCCAGTTAATGAAGGAAAATCCCCTAGTTTTCAAGTAGCAAATAAAGCAGTATTGACTCAAGTTGTCCGCCAAGGAATTGATAGTCCGTTGCTGGAGTTTGTCACGGCTTCTCGCTATGCAGTAACTAAAAGTAAACTGCCATTTGCACCATTTTCCAAATATCTACCTGATAAAAGTAACGGGGCACTGATGGTTAAACGGCAAACTTTACTGTGCTATGCCTGCAAAAAGATGTCTAAGGAGTTTGTTAATAATCCAGATTGTTTTCGCATTTTATCTTGGACGAATGCTCAAGTAGACTTTTATAATCAACAGATTCGGACATATTTATATGGTAAGAATATCAACCAGGGCAAACGCACCTAAATTCTGTAATCCATGCCCAGCAAGGGTTTCAACCTTTAGTTACAAAAATTAACAATCGTCAAAACCTTTGTCCAGTAAGCATTCTAAAAATAAGATGCGCTTGCCCTGGAATATCAACCGATTTATCTCTGGAGAAAGATTAATTACTAGAGATCCGGTGATATCTCCTGATGGTAAAACTGCTATTCTTTCCACATCTACAGAATTTAATGTTTTAGATGTGTTTGGAGACCGTTATAACAACTATGATACTTGGAGGTTAAAGGTAGAAACAGATGAGGGAATTGTGCGTCAAATCTATGTTTTACATGAAGATGAAGAGAAACGATTTAAACAAGAAACACAACGGTTGCTCAAAAGTGCCAAGCGTAATCCCTTTCTTTGGAAGCAATACTATAAACATTTGGAACAGTTCGCTAATATCAGAAACTGTTTTGCATTAACTGTTCATAATAGTCAAGGTAGCACTTTCTTGGAAGCGGGTATTGATGGTCAAGATTTGAGTAAGCGGCTGAATCGAGAACGCGGAGATGATAGTAAAGCAGTCCTAGCTAAAATTAAGGAGTTTAATCGGTTGTATTATGTTTCTAGTTCACGGGCTAGACAAAGGATTTTGGTAATCCGGTAATCTATAAGCGGCTAATTAGCTCAACTCAAATATTAGGAAATCCTTGAAACTGGATAATAATTGTCTGCATTTTTCAATCAGACAATAAAAAATATTATAGCGGTATGCCATCAGTAGAAAAATATCCTCTAAAAACCTTGTTGCGTAAGCAGCATCAATTTTTCAATGAGCAACTACCGCTATATCCATTTTTTTATCATTAGTAAGTGTTTACACTTTTCCTATTTTAAAGGATAAATCAAGGGATTAGACAATAAAATTGATTCACACATTCACAGATTCACAACTTTTATTTCTGCTACCGCAGTCATCTTTCTAGTAATGACGCAAACAGAGATAAATGATTATGACTCAAACAGCATCAAGACAAAAGATAAAGACTGCAAAGCAGACAAAACAAACAAGTGTTGCTAATCCTGAAATAGACAATGAAGTATCAACAGATATCACAAAAATACCTGAAGTTAAAAAGAAGAAATCCACATCTGCAAACTCTGATACTCCAACTGAACCCATCGAAAAGAAGCGGAATAAGCAAAAAAAATCTAAATCAAAGTTAAACCCTCCAATACCCAGAGAATTAGGCATGGAGGTAATATGTGAACAAGCTAAATTTTACGATGCCCTCTTTTTAGTGAATTGTGCTACCCCAGCTAAACCTAGTCATCCTATTCTTGCCAATGTCCTTATAATTGCAGATGTGGAAACACAACAGATACATCTAACTGTCACAGATATAGCATTAACAATTCAGGCGAGTTTTGCTGCCCAAGTGTTATTAAAGGGTGAAATTACTGTACCAGTGCAAATTTTATTGGAGATAGTCAAGCATTGCCCTAATGGGACTATTTCTCTGAATAGTCAAACTCAAATTACTCAATCTACTGATGATGATAAGCCACAAACAAAAAATCCTCAATCTACTGATGATGATAAGCCACAAACAAAAATCTGCTGTTTGTGCTTATCTGATGCTGATGGTAAGTATGAAATTAGAGGCATTAGTGCTGAAGAATTCCCACCTACTAACATAATTGATGCTGCTCCTGTGTCTTTAGCAACAACAATTTTCAAAGATGGTTTGAAAGGTGTACTTTATGCAGTCAGCACTGATGAAAATAAATATATCTTGACTGGAGTTCATCTCCAACTGGCACAGGAGAAATTAAAGTTTATTGGTACTGATGGGCATCGAGTTGCTATTACTGAACTTTGCACTCACCGAATTGGCAGAAAAACTCGTCAACAAGTTTCATGTCAAGAAGTTCAATCTCAACAAGTGCCATCTGAGGAAATTATGCAATTTACTCTGCCTGGTCGTGTAGTGAGAGAAATAGCCCGTAACTTAAATGATGATGTGAAATCTATTAATCTGCTGTATGATACTCAAAGTAATCGCTTGGGTTTTGCTTGGCAAGATGTCGTTCTTAGCTGTCAAGTTGTGGAAGGAATTTATCCTGATTGTGAGCAATTATTAACTAAATTCAGCTTTGAGAAAGAAGTAATTTTAGAAAAAGCACCGTTAGTTAAAGCACTGGAACGGTTATCTGTGTTAACAGATAAGAAAGAGAAGGGAATTTATTTGCAGTTTGATGGCAGTTTACAACAGTTACGGTTATCTATTGAACGAGAATTTGGCAAAGGTGATCAGGTGATTGTTGCTAATTTACCAACAGAAATGATGTTGAATATTCAGTTTAATCTCAAGTATTTGATAGAAGCTGCTAAAGCTATTCCTAGTTCAAGTATCAAAATGCACTTACAGCAATCAGATCATCCGGCTATGTTAGTTCCTGATGGAGATAGAGCAAATCTAGAAGTGGAAATGTCTATGCGTCATGTCTTGCTGCCACTTTATATTCCAAATGGTTAAGGTTAACTGCTGAATGCTTACAATTCTACACCCAAGACTTGCAAAATGTCTTTAACGGGTGCTTTATCTTGCTCTAACTGCTCAACTCGATGTATTAACCGCTTAGGAATGTACTTAGAA
This region of Dolichospermum flos-aquae CCAP 1403/13F genomic DNA includes:
- a CDS encoding lmo0937 family membrane protein codes for the protein MLNLIWTAVVVLFVLWLLGFSIHIGGSLIHLLLVLALIGIVYNLLIGRRMV
- a CDS encoding HNH endonuclease, whose translation is MSDYPKHWKELAKTIKEKSGWCCQKCGRVCLRPGEKPHTTKPRAYNLQVHHWNRDPADNRPENLIPLCTACHLSYHRGGKGNVSVGQLTLFDISQF
- a CDS encoding ATP-dependent DNA helicase; its protein translation is MTNNSFPPLSQVFDTKFLILKRVWFCGEPKPTATAALNGSINGINAAIMLQTLPTFLTTNSFPFQFNQQQQKALDKMWTFVQPTITAALFLLVGYAGTGKSTIVFQLVKVLVATGKRVVLTAPTNKAVGVLRRMAAENGVTGVEFFTIHQLLGLGMVTRGKEKILDQIGPCYINLFDVVFIDECSMIGKQLWRWIENVANQSSTWTKIKIILMGDPAQLNPVNEGKSPSFQVANKAVLTQVVRQGIDSPLLEFVTASRYAVTKSKLPFAPFSKYLPDKSNGALMVKRQTLLCYACKKMSKEFVNNPDCFRILSWTNAQVDFYNQQIRTYLYGKNINQGKRT
- a CDS encoding tyrosine-type recombinase/integrase; its protein translation is MDALTIAQPTEINQYANKSIDVLLNMWLHGKSQATQDSYKRVANKFLTFVNKPLVNVGLDDLQQWVDSLSSNDNTKKTYSHIIKSLISFVYELGLIKYNVGKPLKTPKPKDALTERILTEQEITILIHSENNTRNKLILKMLYYCGLRATELSGLTWGDLSERGDGNGQATIYGKGSKTRVVIIPSNLYKELSQLRGDADKAEPVFRSRQGKGFLTRAMIWEIVKKASLRIGLPAPSPHWLRHGHASHSLDRGAPIHLVSQSLGHASVATTSRYLHAKPSDCSSLYLG
- the dnaN gene encoding DNA polymerase III subunit beta, whose product is MTQTASRQKIKTAKQTKQTSVANPEIDNEVSTDITKIPEVKKKKSTSANSDTPTEPIEKKRNKQKKSKSKLNPPIPRELGMEVICEQAKFYDALFLVNCATPAKPSHPILANVLIIADVETQQIHLTVTDIALTIQASFAAQVLLKGEITVPVQILLEIVKHCPNGTISLNSQTQITQSTDDDKPQTKNPQSTDDDKPQTKICCLCLSDADGKYEIRGISAEEFPPTNIIDAAPVSLATTIFKDGLKGVLYAVSTDENKYILTGVHLQLAQEKLKFIGTDGHRVAITELCTHRIGRKTRQQVSCQEVQSQQVPSEEIMQFTLPGRVVREIARNLNDDVKSINLLYDTQSNRLGFAWQDVVLSCQVVEGIYPDCEQLLTKFSFEKEVILEKAPLVKALERLSVLTDKKEKGIYLQFDGSLQQLRLSIEREFGKGDQVIVANLPTEMMLNIQFNLKYLIEAAKAIPSSSIKMHLQQSDHPAMLVPDGDRANLEVEMSMRHVLLPLYIPNG
- a CDS encoding FAD-dependent oxidoreductase, yielding MTSLTGKPISFWIDSTAETTYPPLENNISVDVAIIGAGIVGLTAATLLKRAGKTVAVIESRQIVTGVSGHTTAKITSLHQLIYADLIKQIGEQKARLYAESNQAAIEFVASLVAKEQIDCDFSRQSAYTFTESEDDLEQIQDEVAAALKLGLPATFVQETSLPFAIAGAIKFENQAQFHIRKYLLHLAKNISGNGSYLFENTRVQKVEEGNPCQVETDQGVITAQDVIVATNLPILDQGLFFAKTYPSRSYIVAAKIDPAKAPQGMYIGSKKHSSYSIRTTPDNGELLLLVGGEGHKVGTVTNTEECYQKLENYARDRFNVDTFAYRWSNQDMVSFDKLPYIGNLTPFNHHIYVATGFSLWGMSKGTMAGMLLSDLILGQDNPYAQLYDATRATPFLTQQSVKQGIDVASRWIGDRFKGLQSSSFSELTHGEAKLLTIDNEKVAAYRDEQGTVHAVSAVCTHLACIVSWNNAEKSWDCACHGSRFSCDGKVIQGPAVKDLHKIVE